A stretch of the Medicago truncatula cultivar Jemalong A17 chromosome 5, MtrunA17r5.0-ANR, whole genome shotgun sequence genome encodes the following:
- the LOC11428809 gene encoding nitrate reductase [NADH], which yields MAASVDNRQFRNLNGVVHTFNPSNNFIHDLKPGFPVNKDLFSSDDEEENDDASNLQELIRKTNAEVEPSILDPRDEGTLDNWVTRNATMVRLTGKHPFNSEPPLPRLMHHGFITPVPIHYVRNHGAVPKARWEDWTVEVSGLVKNPTRFTMDRLVREFPSRELPVTLVCAGNRRKEQNMVKQSVGFNWGAAAVSNSVWRGVSLHHVLKRCGILTRSKGAVHVCFYGAEDLPGGGGSKYGTSIKREIAMDPSRDVILAYMQNGEALAPDHGFPVRVIIPGFIGGRMVKWLKRIVVTTDECDGHYHYKDNRVLPSHVDAEQANEEGWWYKPEYIINELNINSVITTPCHDEILPINSWTTQRPYTLKGYSYSGGGRKVTRVEVTMDGGETWHVCTLDHPEKPTKYGKYWCWCFWSLEVEVLDLLGTKEIAVRAWDEALNTQPENLIWNVMGMMNNCWFRVKTNVCRPHKGEIGIVFEHPTQPGNQSGGWMAKERHLERSQETKPILKKSISTPFMNTSSKTYSLSEVKKHKTLDSAWIIVHGNVYDCTRFLKDHPGGSDSILINAGTDCTDEFEAIHSDKAKKLLEDYRIGELVATGYTSDSSSPNNSMHGNSEFTHLAPIKEIMALNPREKIPCKLIAKTSISHDVRLFRFALPSEDQLLGLPVGKHIFLCVTVDGKLVMRAYTPTSSVDEIGYFELVVKVYFKNVHPRFPNGGIMSQYLDSLTIGSTLEVKGPVGHIEYLGRGNFSVHGKQRFAKKLTFLAGGTGITPVYQVANSILKDANDQTEMYVVYANRTEDDILLREELDEWAKIYSDRFKIWYVVENAKEGWEYSVGFITESIMREHVPLAGEDTLALACGPPPMIQFAVQPNLEKMGYDIKKDLLVF from the exons ATGGCAGCTTCAGTTGATAACCGTCAATTCCGTAACCTAAACGGCGTCGTTCACACTTTCAATCCAAGCAACAATTTCATCCACGACCTGAAACCGGGTTTCCCGGTAAACAAAGATCTCTTCAGCAGCGACGATGAAGAAGAAAACGACGACGCATCGAATCTCCAAGAATTAATCCGAAAAACCAACGCGGAAGTTGAACCGTCGATTCTCGACCCACGCGACGAAGGAACGTTAGACAACTGGGTCACACGAAACGCTACCATGGTCCGTCTCACAGGGAAACACCCTTTCAATTCAGAACCACCACTCCCACGTCTCATGCACCACGGTTTCATCACTCCAGTTCCAATTCACTACGTACGTAACCACGGTGCTGTCCCAAAAGCTCGTTGGGAAGATTGGACTGTTGAAGTATCCGGTTTAGTTAAAAACCCAACCCGGTTCACCATGGACCGGCTCGTTCGTGAGTTTCCAAGCCGGGAATTACCCGTTACACTTGTTTGTGCTGGTAATAGACGTAAAGAACAAAACATGGTGAAACAAAGCGTTGGTTTTAACTGGGGTGCTGCTGCTGTTTCAAACTCCGTGTGGCGCGGGGTTTCCCTGCACCACGTGCTGAAACGGTGTGGGATTTTAACAAGGTCTAAGGGTGCTGTACATGTTTGTTTTTATGGTGCTGAGGATTTACCCGGCGGTGGTGGGTCGAAATATGGAACTAGTATTAAGAGAGAAATTGCGATGGATCCTTCTCGTGATGTTATTCTTGCTTACATGCAGAATGGCGAGGCTTTGGCTCCGGATCATGGGTTTCCGGTGAGGGTTATTATACCGGGTTTTATCGGTGGAAGGATGGTGAAATGGCTTAAGAGGATTGTTGTTACTACTGATGAATGTGATGGTCATTATCATTATAAGGATAATAGAGTTCTTCCTTCTCATGTTGATGCAGAACAAGCTAACGAAGAAG GTTGGTGGTACAAGCCAGAATATATAATTAATGAGTTGAACATAAACTCCGTGATTACGACGCCTTGTCACGATGAGATCTTGCCAATTAACTCATGGACTACGCAGAGGCCTTATACGCTGAAAGGTTATTCATATTCAG GGGGTGGTAGAAAAGTGACACGAGTCGAGGTAACAATGGACGGTGGAGAAACATGGCACGTGTGCACATTGGACCATCCAgaaaaaccaacaaaatatgGAAAATATTGGTGTTGGTGCTTTTGGTCTCTGGAAGTTGAGGTGCTGGACCTTCTTGGAACCAAGGAGATTGCTGTAAGAGCATGGGATGAGGCACTCAACACCCAACCTGAAAATCTCATTTGGAATGTTATG GGCATGATGAATAACTGTTGGTTCAGGGTAAAAACAAACGTGTGTAGGCCCCACAAAGGAGAAATTGGCATAGTGTTTGAACATCCAACACAACCAGGTAACCAATCAGGTGGTTGGATGGCAAAGGAAAGACACTTAGAAAGATCACAAGAAACCAAACCAATTCTCAAGAAAAGTATCTCTACTCCATTCATGAACACTTCTTCAAAAACATACTCCCTTTCTGAagttaaaaaacacaaaaccctTGATTCTGCTTGGATCATCGTCCACGGCAATGTCTACGACTGCACCCGCTTCCTTAAAGACCACCCCGGTGGCTCAGACAGTATCTTGATCAATGCCGGCACTGATTGTACCGATGAATTCGAAGCTATCCACTCCGATAAAGCGAAGAAATTGCTCGAAGATTATAGAATCGGAGAACTTGTTGCCACTGGCTACACCTCCGATTCATCGTCACCAAATAACTCCATGCATGGAAATTCTGAATTTACTCATCTTGCTCCTATTAAGGAAATCATGGCTCTTAACCCACGTGAGAAAATCCCATGCAAGCTCATTGCAAAAACCTCAATTTCACATGATGTAAGACTCTTCCGATTTGCATTACCCTCTGAAGACCAATTACTGGGACTACCCGTTGGTAAACACATTTTCCTATGTGTTACCGTCGATGGAAAATTGGTCATGCGAGCTTATACGCCAACAAGTAGCGTCGATGAAATTGGGTATTTTGAATTGGTTGTCAAAGTTTACTTCAAAAACGTGCACCCTAGGTTTCCTAATGGTGGAATCATGTCTCAATATTTGGACTCCCTCACTATTGGCTCGACATTGGAAGTAAAAGGCCCCGTGGGACACATTGAGTATCTCGGTAGAGGAAATTTTTCGGTCCATGGGAAACAAAGATTTGCAAAGAAACTAACATTTTTAGCCGGTGGGACCGGAATCACACCGGTTTATCAAGTGGCGAACTCGATTTTGAAGGATGCCAATGATCAAACTGAAATGTATGTTGTTTATGCAAACCGGACGGAGGATGATATATTGTTGAGGGAAGAGTTGGATGAGTGGGCAAAGATTTATAGTGATAGGTTCAAGATTTGGTATGTTGTGGAAAATGCAAAAGAAGGGTGGGAATATAGTGTGGGATTCATCACGGAGAGTATCATGAGGGAGCATGTTCCATTGGCTGGTGAGGATACTTTGGCATTGGCTTGTGGGCCACCACCTATGATTCAATTTGCTGTGCAACCTAATTTGGAAAAAATGGGGTATGATATTAAGAAGGATTTGCTTGTGTTCTAG
- the LOC112422118 gene encoding uncharacterized protein: MGVMGPYSFLFAATIWCAWRNRNMICLGNENWSNVKLSFNIQGMVDTLKACYPSTSNIGDEDQFIKWNNNNHACVILNVDGSCIGSPTIASYGGILRNYAGFFLSGFYGYIQNSSDILYAELYVIYKGLLLAKEMGITDFVCYSDSLHCINIFNRGFMLMLF; the protein is encoded by the coding sequence ATGGGGGTGATGGGCCCTTACTCTTTCCTTTTTGCAGCAACAATTTGGTGTGCATGGAGGAATCGTAACATGATATGCTTAGGCAATGAGAACTGGTCGAACGTtaaattatccttcaacattCAAGGTATGGTTGATACCCTAAAAGCTTGTTATCCTTCCACCTCTAATATTGGTGATGAAGACCAATTCATCAAGTGGAACAATAATAATCATGCTTGTGTCATCCTTAATGTTGATGGAAGTTGCATTGGATCTCCTACAATAGCTAGTTATGGAggaattttaagaaattatgCAGGTTTTTTCTTGTCAGGATTTTATGGATACATTCAAAATTCATCTGATATCTTGTATGCCGAACTCTATGTCATCTATAAGGGTCTCTTGTTGGCTAAAGAAATGGGTATTACTGATTTTGTTTGCTATTCTGATTCTTTACATTGTATCAACATCTTCAATCGAGGTTTCATGCTTATGCTGTTTTAA